One part of the Stegostoma tigrinum isolate sSteTig4 chromosome 14, sSteTig4.hap1, whole genome shotgun sequence genome encodes these proteins:
- the chrd gene encoding chordin — translation MKTEELVSVLHLVFILKLIDEATSLRLKVPSLPIQAEDDPVLGKEAAGCSFGDKLYALRDTWHPDLGQPFGIMHCVVCHCEPQINRRGKVNGKVNCRNIKHDCPELPCRAPVLLPGHCCRTCLKGELFNPDQKKPEEIFDGFEHVPLEKEDNLQKSPNDRSYITSEDISMDDSRTDFVALLTTSGRSPASKGVAKARLTLVRSNLIFAIHYERLSCPIRVSFRDRDGNVLFEHPVHKTSSPQNNLICGMWRNVHKPYIRLLKSDQLHVALMTQLQSDVSIQGKIVKHRALFAETFSSVLASPNLDRSGLGGIAMLTLSDIENNLHFIIMFEGLLRRSTKDHSMVPVRVQLLYRNQPLREVRANITTRDSDFAEVLTDLSDKEMFLLSRGQLEIALETEGRNPDRISGFITGKKTCDTIQSVLSGGNALTPTKTGAVGSAKFTLHDNGTLEFQVQVAGTTSEVIGLTIETKPRRKNKRNILHDITSDYRNSFASGVSNRLNARDIHMLLQNELFINIATKDYEEGELRGQINSLLYSGLQARYHELPVPLAGQFVVPPIKTASAGHAWVSLDEHCHLHYEILVAGLSKAEDITINAHLHGFAEIGEMDDNSGEHKRLLKGFYGSEAQGILKDISTDLLRHLNRGTAFIQVSTKLNPKGEIRGPVLIQNECESKGFVIPKETDYEESLFQEIKPDPEELKKDPNSCFFEGQQRAHGSQWTPNYDRKCSICSCQKRTVICDPIICVPLNCSEIIHVEDKCCPVCKDKAETKVLKKTQVEQVEGCYFDGDKKWHPAGTTWHPFVPPFGYVKCAVCTCKGATGEVHCEKVQCPHLPCSQPVRKNASDCCKECPVTEVTPFDHTDMMQADGPRPCKFGRHTYTSNNKWHPEVPPFGEMKCITCWCDEGSTKCQREKCPVLTCENIVKQRHKCCPECEDLTSYYDEDGEKLKSRKKGKNSWGSKP, via the exons ATGAAAACAGAAGAGCTGGTTTCTGTGCTGcaccttgtttttattttgaaattgataGATGAAGCAACCAGCTTGCGACTGAAGGTGCCTTCTCTACCCATTCAGGCAGAAGATGACCCCGTCCTTGGGAAAGAAGCTGCAG GCTGCTCTTTCGGTGACAAGCTGTACGCGCTCCGGGATACCTGGCACCCTGACTTGGGACAACCCTTTGGAATCATGCACTGCGTCGTTTGCCATTGCGAGCCG CAAATAAATCGAAGAGGCAAAGTTAATGGCAAAGTAAACTGCAGAAATATTAAACACGACTGTCCCGAGCTGCCCTGTCGTGCCCCTGTTTTATTGCCCGGACACTGCTGCAGAACCTGCCTGAAAGGTGAGCTTTTTAACCCTGATCA gaagaaaccagaggagATATTCGATGGATTTGAACATGTTCCTCTTGAAAAAGAGGACAATCTGCAAAAAAGCCCCAATGATCGTTCCTACATCACCTCTGAGGATATTTCAATGGACGACAGTAGAACAG ATTTTGTAGCCTTGCTCACAACATCTGGACGATCGCCAGCATCCAAAGGAGTGGCTAAGGCTCGACTTACTCTGGTCAGATCGAACCTCATCTTCGCCATTCATTATGAAAG ACTCAGCTGTCCTATCAGGGTTAGCTTTCGGGATCGTGATGGTAATGTTTTATTTGAACATCCTGTCCACAAGACATCTTCTCCACAAAACAATCTG ATCTGTGGCATGTGGAGGAATGTGCATAAACCTTACATCAGGCTCCTCAAATCTGATCAGCTCCATGTTGCACTGATGACACAACTCCAATCAGATGTTAGCATCCAAGGCAAGATTGTCAAACACAGAGCACTTTTCGCCG AAACATTTAGCTCTGTTCTGGCTTCACCGAACCTCGATCGCTCAGGACTGGGTGGGATTGCCATGCTGACACTGAGTGACATTGAGAATAACTTACACTTCATCATCATGTTTGAGGGTTTGTTGAGGAGGAGTACAAAAG ATCATAGCATGGTGCCCGTGCGAGTGCAGCTGCTTTACAGAAACCAACCACTGAGAGAAGTCAGAGCCAACATAACAACTCGT GACTCTGATTTTGCTGAAGTGCTGACTGATCTCAGTGACAAAGAGATGTTCTTGCTTTCACGTGGCCAGCTAGAAATTGCCCTAGAGACTGAGGGCAGAAATCCAGATCGTATTTCAGGATTCATCACAGGCAAGAAAACGTGTGATA CTATTCAGAGTGTACTATCGGGTGGAAATGCTCTTACACCAACCAAAACTGGTGCTGTTGGCTCAGCAAAATTTACTTTGCATGATAACGGTACTCTAGAATTCCag GTACAAGTAGCTGGTACAACCAGTGAAGTCATAGGACTCACAATTGAAACTAAACCACGGCGGAAGAACAAACGCAATATTTTGCATGACATAACTTCTGACTACAGGAATAGTTTT GCAAGTGGAGTTAGCAACAGGCTGAATGCTAGAGACATACATATGCTGTTGCAGAATGAACTTTTTATCAATATTGCAACAAAGGACTATGAAGAAGGAGAGTTAAGAGGACAAATCAATTCTTTACTCTACAGTGGTCTTCAAGCAAGATACCATG AGCTTCCAGTTCCTCTGGCTGGGCAATTTGTGGTGCCCCCTATAAAGACTGCCTCGGCAGGACATGCGTGGGTATCCTTGGATGAACATTGCCACCTGCATTATGAGATACTTGTGGCAGGGCTCAGCAAAGCTGAAGATATTACAATTAATGCACATCTCCATGGATTTGCTGAGATTGGGGAAATGGATGATAACAGTGGGGAACACAAACGCCTCCTTAAAGGCTTTTATGGATCAGAG GCTCAAGGAATCTTAAAGGATATCAGCACTGACCTTCTAAGACATCTTAACAGAGGAACTGCATTTATACAAGTTAGCACGAAGCTTAATCCCAAAGGAGAAATACGAGGCCcg GTGCTAATTCAAAACGAGTGTGAATCGAAAGGATTTGTTATACCTAAAGAAACTGATTATGAAGAAAGCCTCTTTCAGGAAATTAAACCTGATCCAGAGGAGTTGAAGAAGGATCCAAATTCATGTTTTTTTGAAGGGCAGCAGCGAGCACATGGGTCTCAATGGACACCAAACTATGACCGGAAGTGCTCCATCTGTAGTTGCCAG AAAAGGACTGTAATATGTGACCCTATCATCTGTGTTCCTCTGAACTGTTCAGAAATCATTCATGTTGAAGATAAATGTTGTCCTGTTTGCAAAG ATAAAGCAGAAACAAAAGTTTTAAAGAAAACACAAGTCGAGCAGGTTGAAG GTTGCTATTTTGATGGGGACAAGAAATGGCATCCTGCTGGGACTACCTGGCACCCATTTGTGCCACCCTTTGGCTATGTGAAGTGTGCAGTGTGCACTTGTAAG GGTGCTACTGGGGAAGTTCACTGTGAGAAGGTTCAATGCCCTCATCTACCATGTAGTCAACCTGTTAGAAAGAATGCATCAGATTGCTGCAAAGAGTGCCCAG TTACAGAGGTTACCCCTTTTGACCATACAGACATGATGCAGGCTGATGGGCCCAGGCCCTGCAAATTTGGGCGTCATACATATACGAGCAATAATAAATGGCATCCTGAAGTTCCTCCGTTTGGGGAAATGAAATGCATTACTTGCTGGTGTGAT gAAGGATCCACAAAGTGCCAACGAGAGAAGTGCCCAGTACTAACATGTGAGAACATTGTAAAGCAACGACACAAGTGTTGTCCAGAGTGTGAAG ATCTGACTTCATATTAtgatgaagatggagagaagttAAAAAGCCGAAAGAAGGGGAAAAATAGCTGGGGTTCCAAACCATAG